The following coding sequences lie in one Deltaproteobacteria bacterium genomic window:
- a CDS encoding phosphoserine transaminase → MKPERKPRRPHFSSGPCAKRPGWSLEALRGAVVGRSHRAKIGKERLKAVIDRSKAILGLPADYRLGIVPGSDTGAVEMALWSLLGARPVDVLAWESFGQGWLTDVTKHLKLDVRGFTADYGELPDLSQPDFTRDVVFTWNGTTSGVRVPDGAWIKTGRTGLTICDATSAAFAMKLPWDKLDVVTWSWQKVLGGEGAHGMLALSPRAVERLQTYTPAWPLPKVFRLTKKGQLDEEVFEGSTINTPSMLCVEDALDGLAWAEREGGLDALVARSEANLATVAAWVERTPWVEFLARAPRTRSCTSICLKVVDPWFEKLDAEARAAAIKKLAGMLEKEGVAYDIAGYRDAPPGLRIWGGATVDNDDIVCLLPWVDWAFAELRA, encoded by the coding sequence GTGAAACCCGAACGCAAACCCCGCCGACCACATTTTTCTTCCGGCCCCTGCGCCAAGCGGCCGGGCTGGAGCCTCGAAGCCCTGCGCGGCGCGGTCGTCGGACGCTCGCACCGCGCCAAGATCGGCAAAGAGCGGCTCAAAGCGGTGATCGATCGCAGCAAGGCGATTCTGGGCCTGCCGGCGGATTACCGGCTCGGCATCGTTCCCGGATCCGACACCGGCGCCGTGGAGATGGCGCTGTGGTCTCTGCTCGGAGCCCGTCCCGTCGACGTGCTCGCCTGGGAGAGCTTCGGCCAGGGTTGGTTGACCGACGTGACCAAGCACCTCAAGCTCGACGTCCGCGGCTTCACCGCCGACTATGGTGAACTCCCCGATTTGTCGCAGCCCGACTTCACCCGCGACGTTGTCTTCACCTGGAACGGCACCACCTCGGGCGTGCGTGTCCCCGACGGCGCCTGGATCAAGACCGGCCGTACCGGGCTCACGATTTGTGATGCCACGTCGGCGGCGTTCGCGATGAAGCTGCCGTGGGACAAGCTCGACGTCGTCACCTGGTCCTGGCAGAAAGTGCTCGGCGGTGAAGGCGCGCACGGGATGCTGGCGCTGTCACCGCGGGCGGTGGAGCGGCTGCAAACCTACACGCCGGCTTGGCCGTTGCCCAAAGTCTTTCGCCTGACGAAGAAGGGCCAGCTTGACGAGGAGGTGTTCGAGGGCTCGACCATCAACACCCCGTCGATGCTTTGCGTCGAGGACGCCCTCGACGGCCTGGCTTGGGCCGAACGCGAAGGCGGCCTTGACGCTCTGGTCGCTCGCTCGGAGGCGAACTTGGCCACCGTCGCCGCCTGGGTCGAGCGCACCCCGTGGGTGGAGTTCCTCGCGCGCGCGCCGCGCACGCGCTCGTGCACCTCGATCTGCCTGAAGGTCGTCGATCCGTGGTTTGAGAAGTTGGACGCCGAGGCGCGCGCGGCGGCGATCAAGAAGCTGGCCGGCATGCTGGAGAAGGAAGGCGTGGCCTACGACATCGCCGGCTACCGCGACGCACCGCCGGGGCTGCGTATCTGGGGCGGCGCCACGGTCGACAACGATGACATCGTCTGCCTGCTGCCCTGGGTCGACTGGGCGTTCGCCGAGTTGCGCGCCTGA